Proteins from a single region of Streptomyces sp. Tu 3180:
- the kdpF gene encoding K(+)-transporting ATPase subunit F: MTAENVVGLVVAVSLLGYLVLALIFPERF; this comes from the coding sequence GTGACCGCCGAGAACGTCGTCGGCCTGGTCGTGGCCGTCTCCCTGCTGGGCTATCTCGTCCTCGCCCTGATCTTCCCGGAGAGGTTCTGA
- a CDS encoding F510_1955 family glycosylhydrolase, producing MTRIPRRRPRALILVAAAGLLLAACSATDTTAGTGRDSAAVPDPGTGHLHGLGIDPADGTVYAAGHHGVFRLKDGSATRVAGRYQDTMGFTVTGPSTFLASGHPAPADPDARSPHLGLIRSTDAGRTWQTLSAEGEADFHSLVQAGDVLYGFDSQSGRVWASTDAGRRWDKRARIAALDLASHAGSAARVWAATGTGLERSTDGGRTFRPVPSAPGLVAVEEPEPGSLVALTPDGRVLAARGDGPWTRLGRLPEGGKATVLTAVTTQRLLAADSTDAVYESADRGRTWMLRHRPATGSEHH from the coding sequence ATGACGCGCATACCGCGGCGCCGCCCGCGTGCCCTGATTCTGGTTGCCGCGGCCGGCCTGCTGCTGGCCGCCTGCTCCGCTACCGACACCACGGCCGGGACCGGCCGCGACAGCGCGGCAGTGCCTGACCCGGGGACCGGCCACCTGCACGGCCTGGGCATCGACCCGGCCGACGGCACCGTCTACGCAGCCGGCCATCACGGCGTCTTCCGCCTGAAGGATGGCAGCGCGACCCGGGTGGCCGGCCGCTACCAGGACACCATGGGCTTCACCGTCACCGGTCCCTCCACGTTCCTGGCCAGCGGCCACCCCGCCCCGGCCGATCCCGATGCCCGCTCACCCCACCTGGGCCTGATCCGCAGCACGGACGCGGGGCGGACCTGGCAGACGCTCTCCGCCGAGGGCGAGGCCGACTTCCACTCCCTTGTACAGGCCGGCGACGTGCTCTACGGATTCGACAGCCAAAGCGGCAGGGTGTGGGCCAGCACCGACGCCGGCCGCAGGTGGGACAAGCGCGCCCGCATCGCGGCGCTCGATCTGGCTTCCCACGCCGGCAGCGCGGCGCGAGTGTGGGCCGCCACCGGCACAGGCCTTGAGCGCAGCACCGACGGCGGGCGCACCTTCCGCCCTGTCCCCTCGGCCCCCGGCCTGGTCGCGGTGGAGGAGCCGGAACCGGGCTCGCTCGTTGCGCTGACGCCAGACGGCCGCGTTCTCGCAGCCCGCGGCGACGGACCGTGGACGCGGCTGGGCCGCCTGCCCGAAGGCGGAAAGGCCACAGTGCTGACCGCGGTGACCACACAGCGGCTGCTGGCCGCCGACAGCACCGACGCCGTCTACGAGTCCGCCGACCGTGGCCGAACCTGGATGCTCCGCCACCGTCCGGCAACCGGTTCGGAACACCACTAG
- a CDS encoding TetR/AcrR family transcriptional regulator, with translation MGSRSTVKRADALRSIDAIVKAAAECLGENPEASLSEIARAAGVGRVTLYAHFASRAEVVDAAMSRAVDRGNQALDAVDLTGDPLLALARYVEASWHLVDQARALLVAAQRELPPGRIRELHNGPAARVETLVARGRAEGVFRTDLPIAWLVNVLHSVMHSAADEIRAGRLTSEHAAGHITATVLAAFTPPGKPVPECGGGV, from the coding sequence ATGGGTAGTAGAAGCACCGTCAAACGCGCCGACGCCCTGCGGAGCATCGACGCGATCGTCAAGGCCGCGGCCGAGTGCCTGGGGGAGAACCCGGAGGCGAGCCTCAGCGAGATCGCGCGCGCCGCGGGCGTGGGCCGGGTGACGTTGTATGCGCACTTCGCCTCCCGGGCGGAGGTCGTCGATGCGGCGATGAGCCGCGCCGTCGACCGGGGCAATCAAGCGCTGGACGCGGTCGATCTGACCGGGGATCCGCTGCTCGCGCTGGCCCGCTACGTCGAGGCCAGCTGGCACCTGGTGGACCAGGCGCGTGCGCTGCTGGTCGCCGCCCAGAGGGAACTGCCCCCTGGGCGCATCCGCGAGCTGCACAACGGCCCGGCCGCCCGGGTCGAAACACTGGTCGCCCGCGGCCGCGCCGAGGGGGTCTTCCGCACCGACCTGCCGATCGCGTGGCTGGTCAATGTCCTGCACTCGGTCATGCACAGCGCCGCCGACGAGATCCGCGCGGGCCGTCTCACCTCCGAGCATGCCGCCGGCCACATCACCGCCACGGTGCTGGCCGCCTTCACCCCGCCGGGAAAGCCGGTCCCGGAATGCGGCGGGGGAGTGTGA
- a CDS encoding DUF305 domain-containing protein, with protein MNRKRSLARRTAAVAAAGAAALVLAACGGDGDDTGSAGHGGHNATASPSASAPASQGQHNAADVAFAKGMIPHHRQAVEMADLAPERAQSPEVKKLAADIKKAQDPEIKTLSGWLTSWGEEVPAEGAMDHSMHGGMEGMMTAEEMTELENASGKAFDTAFMEMMIKHHEGAVEMAKTEQADGVHAPARGMAADIIASQSAEIEQMNKLLGKD; from the coding sequence ATGAACCGCAAGCGTTCACTCGCCCGCCGTACCGCCGCCGTTGCCGCCGCGGGAGCGGCGGCGCTCGTCCTGGCCGCCTGCGGCGGCGACGGTGACGACACCGGCTCGGCCGGACACGGCGGCCACAACGCCACCGCTTCCCCGTCCGCCTCGGCACCGGCGTCACAGGGACAGCACAACGCGGCCGACGTGGCCTTCGCCAAGGGGATGATCCCCCACCACCGCCAGGCCGTGGAGATGGCCGACCTCGCACCCGAGCGGGCCCAGTCGCCGGAGGTGAAGAAGCTCGCCGCCGACATCAAGAAGGCCCAGGACCCGGAGATCAAGACCCTGTCCGGCTGGCTGACCTCCTGGGGCGAGGAGGTGCCTGCCGAGGGCGCCATGGACCACTCCATGCACGGCGGCATGGAGGGCATGATGACGGCCGAGGAGATGACCGAGCTCGAGAACGCCTCGGGCAAGGCGTTCGACACCGCCTTCATGGAGATGATGATCAAGCATCACGAAGGCGCGGTCGAGATGGCCAAGACCGAGCAGGCCGACGGCGTCCACGCCCCGGCCCGGGGGATGGCCGCGGACATCATCGCCTCCCAGAGTGCGGAGATCGAGCAGATGAACAAGCTGCTCGGCAAGGACTGA
- a CDS encoding four-helix bundle copper-binding protein gives MTTSVNDMLRTYPADLGGVDREAMARCIEACLACAQACTACADACLSEGMVGELTKCIRTDMDCADICNATAAVLSRHTGYDANITRAVLQACATVCKACGDECAAHADMHEHCRVCAEACRRCEQACNDLLAGLG, from the coding sequence ATGACCACTTCCGTCAACGACATGCTCCGCACCTACCCTGCCGATCTGGGCGGCGTGGACCGGGAGGCCATGGCCAGGTGCATCGAGGCGTGCCTGGCCTGTGCGCAGGCGTGTACCGCGTGCGCGGACGCGTGCCTGTCGGAGGGCATGGTCGGGGAGCTGACCAAGTGCATCCGCACCGACATGGACTGCGCCGACATCTGCAACGCCACTGCGGCCGTTCTGTCCCGGCACACCGGCTACGACGCCAACATCACCCGGGCCGTGCTCCAGGCCTGCGCCACCGTGTGCAAGGCGTGCGGGGACGAGTGCGCCGCTCACGCGGACATGCATGAGCACTGCCGCGTGTGCGCCGAGGCTTGCCGGCGCTGCGAGCAGGCGTGCAACGACCTGCTCGCCGGCCTGGGCTGA
- a CDS encoding MFS transporter — translation MSGTKTTGTHAAQTPHPQRWPILGLLGLAQLMLILDITVVAIALPHMGAELDLDRAALTWVVSGYALTFGSLMLLGGRAADLFGAKRIVLAGLVLFTAASLAAGLATGAPLLLTARITQGAGAALLSPAALSVVVRLFDGDERNKALGIWSALGGGGAALGVLLGGLITAGPGWAWVFFVNVPVGLTVLAALTRILPDLPRAASGSLDVPGAALVAAATGALIYALIRAGDHGWLDALTLAFFAAAAAVYAAFAAWQRRAEAPLMNLRLLGRRPVVAGTFVIAVATALMVGVFFLGSFYLQNHQSHGALTTGLLFLPVALVTMAAATASGRVIGRLGARLLAAVALVTAATGFLVPVLWSGTLAMVTGVSIAAAGLGALFVVASATALSSVGPHEAGVTSGIVSTFHEFGASAGAAAVSSAAAASIAAHTGTTAAAGFDDAFLVATGIAATSAVIALWLIPTQRA, via the coding sequence ATGAGCGGCACGAAAACCACCGGCACACACGCAGCACAGACACCCCACCCGCAACGCTGGCCCATCCTCGGCCTGCTGGGGCTGGCCCAGCTGATGCTGATCCTCGACATCACCGTGGTCGCCATCGCCCTGCCCCACATGGGCGCCGAACTGGACCTGGACCGCGCCGCCCTGACCTGGGTGGTCAGCGGCTACGCCCTCACCTTCGGCAGCCTGATGCTGCTCGGCGGCCGGGCCGCCGACCTCTTCGGCGCCAAGCGGATCGTCCTGGCCGGACTGGTCCTGTTCACCGCCGCATCCCTCGCCGCCGGGCTCGCCACCGGCGCACCCCTGCTGCTGACCGCCCGCATCACCCAGGGCGCGGGCGCCGCACTGCTCTCGCCCGCCGCCCTGTCCGTAGTGGTACGGCTCTTCGACGGCGACGAACGCAACAAGGCACTGGGCATCTGGTCGGCGCTCGGCGGCGGCGGCGCCGCCCTCGGCGTACTGCTGGGCGGGCTGATCACCGCCGGGCCCGGCTGGGCCTGGGTCTTCTTCGTCAACGTCCCCGTCGGCCTGACCGTCCTCGCCGCACTCACCCGGATCCTGCCCGATCTCCCCCGCGCGGCCTCCGGCTCCCTCGACGTGCCCGGCGCCGCCCTCGTCGCCGCGGCCACCGGCGCCCTCATCTACGCCCTCATCCGTGCCGGTGACCACGGCTGGCTCGACGCCCTCACCCTCGCCTTCTTCGCCGCCGCGGCAGCCGTCTACGCAGCCTTCGCCGCCTGGCAGCGCCGGGCGGAGGCACCGCTGATGAACCTCCGTCTGCTCGGCCGACGCCCGGTCGTGGCAGGCACCTTCGTCATCGCGGTGGCCACCGCCCTGATGGTGGGCGTCTTCTTCCTCGGCTCCTTCTACCTCCAGAACCACCAAAGCCACGGCGCCCTGACGACCGGGCTGCTGTTCCTGCCGGTGGCGCTGGTGACCATGGCCGCCGCCACCGCGTCCGGCCGTGTGATCGGCCGCCTCGGGGCCCGGCTGCTGGCAGCGGTGGCCCTGGTCACTGCTGCCACGGGGTTCCTCGTTCCTGTCCTGTGGTCCGGCACCCTCGCCATGGTCACCGGCGTGAGCATCGCCGCGGCTGGCCTGGGCGCCCTGTTCGTCGTCGCCTCGGCCACCGCCCTCAGCAGCGTCGGCCCCCACGAGGCCGGGGTGACCTCCGGAATCGTCAGCACCTTCCACGAGTTCGGTGCCTCCGCCGGCGCCGCCGCCGTATCAAGCGCCGCAGCCGCCAGCATCGCCGCCCACACCGGCACCACCGCGGCCGCCGGGTTCGACGACGCCTTCCTCGTCGCCACAGGCATCGCTGCGACCTCCGCCGTCATCGCCCTGTGGCTGATCCCAACCCAAAGGGCGTAA
- a CDS encoding DUF6153 family protein: MTASTRCSSRPAGRLFVLLVLAVLAGVLGMHGLAPGGVPAAQTAASHEMVMAAADGVPHADGGCAHTDGGSGHLDHADGTCAAAGTASAYTPPALTGTVLHAPAAPSLTTAATGSPHDGRAPPDLSELQLLRI; encoded by the coding sequence GTGACCGCAAGCACCCGCTGCAGCAGCCGCCCGGCCGGGCGGCTGTTCGTGTTGCTGGTGCTGGCGGTGCTGGCCGGTGTGCTGGGCATGCACGGCCTGGCCCCGGGCGGGGTGCCGGCGGCGCAGACAGCGGCCAGCCACGAGATGGTGATGGCCGCGGCGGACGGCGTGCCGCACGCGGATGGAGGATGCGCGCACACCGACGGCGGATCGGGCCATCTCGATCACGCCGACGGAACGTGCGCGGCCGCCGGCACTGCTTCGGCATACACGCCGCCGGCGCTGACCGGCACGGTGCTTCACGCGCCCGCCGCCCCTTCCCTCACCACGGCGGCCACCGGCTCGCCGCATGACGGACGGGCCCCGCCCGACCTGTCTGAGCTGCAACTTCTTCGGATATAG
- a CDS encoding DUF2218 domain-containing protein translates to MPSTEAHVATDRPSRYLVQLCKHFARKGRHLGHRPRAHLGEDTQTLQAMREVAEQARVDWSETEGNVSLPWGTIALHSAPGALVLRVQAPSEENLRRLQDLVTGHLERFGRRDGLQVSWQPGPHAEPDGSGTADVAGTSAEPTSGRSRHLKLLGLAAVVLVLAAHFGLASVLAANWSWTGGAVGALLALLVLKTAVLGGFAAHRRATKRR, encoded by the coding sequence ATGCCGAGCACCGAGGCTCACGTCGCAACCGACCGTCCGAGCCGGTACCTCGTCCAGCTCTGCAAGCACTTCGCCCGCAAGGGACGGCATCTCGGTCACCGTCCCCGCGCCCACCTTGGTGAGGACACGCAGACGCTCCAGGCGATGCGGGAGGTGGCGGAACAAGCCCGGGTCGACTGGTCTGAAACCGAAGGCAACGTCAGCCTCCCCTGGGGCACGATCGCTCTGCACAGCGCCCCGGGGGCCCTGGTACTGCGGGTGCAGGCCCCGAGCGAGGAGAATCTCCGGCGCCTTCAGGATCTTGTGACCGGGCACCTGGAGCGCTTCGGCCGGCGCGACGGACTGCAGGTGAGCTGGCAGCCCGGACCGCACGCGGAACCGGACGGCTCCGGCACAGCCGACGTGGCCGGGACATCAGCAGAGCCGACCAGCGGCCGGAGCCGGCATCTGAAGCTGCTCGGTCTTGCCGCCGTGGTGCTCGTCCTCGCCGCACACTTCGGGCTAGCGAGCGTTCTGGCGGCGAACTGGAGCTGGACCGGAGGGGCCGTCGGCGCTCTCCTTGCGTTGCTTGTGCTGAAGACAGCCGTACTGGGCGGCTTCGCCGCTCACCGCAGGGCCACCAAGCGCCGCTAG
- a CDS encoding TetR/AcrR family transcriptional regulator, with the protein MPKLWTETIDAHRAAVRAAVLDAAAALVAEHGLASVTMSRIAKDSGIGRATLYKYFPDVESILLAWHERQVGHHLEHLVQVRDRSADAGERLEAVLRAYALITHDMGHHHVSGLAAVLHSGPRVVQAQGQLHRMIEELLADGAHQGSVRGDIAPGELASYCLHALAAAGGLSSPAAVHRLVTVTLAGVHPAAAPAADHAPHTGASAHSPRSFGHRPGPASHRHG; encoded by the coding sequence GTGCCGAAGCTGTGGACGGAGACGATTGACGCGCACCGTGCCGCCGTACGCGCCGCCGTGCTGGACGCTGCCGCGGCGCTGGTCGCAGAGCACGGTCTCGCGTCTGTGACGATGTCGCGGATCGCGAAGGACTCCGGGATCGGGCGCGCCACGCTGTACAAGTACTTTCCCGACGTCGAGTCGATCCTGCTCGCCTGGCACGAGCGTCAGGTCGGTCACCACCTCGAGCACCTGGTCCAGGTCCGCGACCGAAGCGCGGATGCCGGAGAACGGCTCGAGGCTGTACTGAGGGCGTACGCCCTCATCACGCACGACATGGGCCATCACCACGTAAGCGGCCTGGCGGCCGTCCTGCACAGCGGCCCGCGGGTCGTCCAGGCGCAGGGGCAGCTGCACCGCATGATCGAGGAGCTGCTGGCCGACGGCGCACACCAAGGCAGCGTCCGCGGCGACATCGCGCCGGGTGAGCTGGCGAGCTACTGCCTGCACGCCCTCGCCGCGGCCGGCGGCCTGTCGTCCCCGGCCGCGGTCCACCGTCTCGTCACGGTCACCCTGGCCGGAGTGCATCCCGCGGCCGCCCCCGCTGCGGACCATGCGCCGCACACCGGCGCCTCCGCCCATTCGCCGCGCAGCTTCGGGCACCGGCCCGGCCCCGCTTCTCACCGCCACGGTTAG
- a CDS encoding DUF4396 domain-containing protein — protein sequence MDHSTHHTGTAHGHTAPEGGHDHHGHSAHGGHGKGASWSTAVKATLHCLTGCAVGEILGMVIGTALLWGNVPTMILAITLAFLFGYSFTLFAVVRAGLSFRAAVKVALAADTVSIAVMELVDNAIIALTPGAMDAHLSDGLFWSALLGGFAVAFMITTPINKWMIGRGKGHAVVHAYH from the coding sequence ATGGACCACAGCACGCACCACACCGGTACCGCGCACGGCCACACCGCCCCCGAGGGCGGCCACGATCACCACGGCCACTCCGCACACGGTGGCCACGGCAAGGGCGCGTCCTGGTCGACGGCGGTGAAGGCGACGCTGCACTGCCTGACCGGCTGCGCCGTCGGCGAGATCCTCGGCATGGTCATCGGCACCGCCCTGCTGTGGGGCAACGTGCCAACCATGATCCTCGCGATCACGCTGGCCTTCCTCTTCGGCTACTCCTTCACCCTCTTCGCGGTGGTGCGCGCTGGACTGTCCTTCAGGGCCGCAGTCAAGGTCGCGCTGGCCGCCGACACGGTCTCCATCGCGGTGATGGAACTGGTGGACAACGCGATCATCGCGCTGACGCCGGGCGCGATGGACGCGCACCTGTCGGACGGACTGTTCTGGTCGGCGCTGCTCGGCGGCTTCGCCGTCGCCTTCATGATCACCACGCCGATCAACAAGTGGATGATCGGCCGTGGCAAGGGCCACGCGGTCGTCCACGCCTACCACTGA
- a CDS encoding transposase, whose translation MRRTGSSGRDRACYSCPALRLPARRIQHLTEETDDLNQRITQAVKASSPGLPDVRGVGPDSAAALLIATGDNPDRLTSEASFAALCATSPVEASSGRTQRRRLNRGGDRQANAALHRVVLSRLRWDDRTRNHLQRRLAEGKTRREVIRCLKRYIAREIHRLPATPSPAASRAHAATAT comes from the coding sequence GTGCGCCGCACTGGAAGCTCTGGACGCGACCGGGCCTGCTACAGCTGCCCGGCCCTGCGTCTGCCGGCCCGCCGAATCCAGCACCTGACCGAAGAGACCGACGACCTGAACCAGCGGATAACCCAGGCCGTCAAGGCGAGTTCGCCCGGTCTGCCCGACGTACGCGGCGTCGGCCCGGACAGCGCCGCAGCCCTGCTCATCGCCACAGGTGACAACCCTGACCGCCTCACCAGCGAGGCATCTTTCGCTGCCTTGTGCGCCACCAGCCCGGTCGAAGCGTCCTCCGGCAGGACCCAGCGCCGCAGACTCAACCGCGGCGGCGACCGCCAGGCCAACGCCGCCCTCCACCGGGTCGTCCTCAGCCGCCTGCGCTGGGACGACCGCACCCGGAACCACCTGCAGCGACGCCTTGCCGAGGGCAAGACGCGCCGAGAAGTCATCCGCTGCCTCAAACGCTACATCGCACGGGAGATCCACCGGCTCCCCGCCACTCCGAGCCCCGCAGCCAGCCGCGCACATGCCGCAACCGCTACCTGA
- the kdpA gene encoding potassium-transporting ATPase subunit KdpA: protein MGPVTAGVLQLLALISALALAYVPLGTYMARVYSSKQHLRVEKWVYKGIGADPDIEMRWPAYLRGVLAFSLIGVLFLFALQRLQGVLPGSLGFASIDPDQAFNTAVSFVTNTNWQSYYGEQAMGHVVQTAGLAVQNFVSAAVGMAVAVALVRGFARSRSGELGNFWSDLVRGVVRILVPLAFVAAIVLVACGALQNFSGIHEVGQFVGGTQQWNGGAVASQEAIKELGTNGGGYFNANSAHPFENPTPFSNLFEIFLILVIPFSLTRTFGVMVGSVKQGYAVLATMGTIWVGFVSLMMWTEFSHHGPAFEPANGAMEGKEVRFGVGGSSIFAVSTTLTSTGAVDSFHSSFTGLGGGITLLGMMLGEIAPGGVGSGLYGMLIMAVIAVFIAGLMVGRTPEYLGKKIGAPEIKLAACYILVTPALVLVFTAAAMALPTPANSMTNSGAHGFSEILYAYTSASNNNGSAFAGLNADTQWFNTTLGIAMLLGRFLPMVFVLALAGSLARQTPVPVTAGTLRTEKPLFTGLLVGAILIITGLTYFPALALGPLAEGLA, encoded by the coding sequence ATGGGTCCCGTAACCGCTGGCGTGCTCCAACTGCTCGCGCTGATAAGCGCGCTGGCGCTCGCCTACGTCCCCCTCGGCACCTACATGGCCAGGGTCTACTCCTCCAAGCAGCACCTCCGGGTCGAGAAGTGGGTCTACAAGGGCATCGGTGCCGACCCCGACATCGAGATGCGCTGGCCCGCGTACCTGCGCGGTGTCCTCGCCTTCTCCCTGATCGGCGTCCTCTTCCTCTTCGCGCTCCAGCGGCTGCAGGGCGTGCTGCCCGGCTCGCTGGGCTTCGCCTCGATCGATCCGGACCAGGCGTTCAACACGGCCGTCTCCTTCGTGACGAACACGAACTGGCAGTCGTACTACGGCGAACAGGCTATGGGCCACGTCGTGCAGACCGCCGGACTGGCCGTGCAGAACTTCGTCTCCGCGGCCGTCGGCATGGCTGTTGCGGTGGCGCTGGTGCGCGGTTTCGCGCGGTCCCGCTCCGGTGAGCTGGGCAACTTCTGGTCGGATCTGGTGCGCGGTGTCGTGCGCATCCTGGTGCCGCTCGCGTTCGTCGCCGCGATCGTGCTGGTCGCTTGCGGTGCGCTCCAGAACTTTTCCGGCATCCACGAGGTCGGCCAGTTCGTGGGCGGCACGCAGCAGTGGAACGGTGGCGCGGTCGCCTCGCAGGAGGCCATCAAGGAGCTGGGCACCAACGGCGGCGGCTACTTCAACGCCAACTCCGCCCACCCCTTCGAGAACCCCACCCCGTTCTCCAATCTCTTCGAGATCTTCCTGATCCTGGTCATCCCGTTCTCCCTGACCCGCACCTTCGGCGTCATGGTCGGCAGCGTGAAGCAGGGCTACGCGGTCCTCGCCACCATGGGCACCATCTGGGTCGGTTTCGTCTCGCTCATGATGTGGACCGAGTTCTCCCACCACGGTCCGGCCTTCGAGCCGGCGAACGGCGCGATGGAGGGCAAGGAGGTTCGCTTCGGCGTCGGCGGCTCGTCGATCTTTGCCGTGTCGACCACACTCACCTCCACCGGCGCGGTGGACTCCTTCCACTCCTCCTTCACCGGCCTGGGTGGCGGCATCACCCTGCTCGGCATGATGCTGGGTGAGATCGCGCCCGGCGGGGTCGGTTCCGGCCTTTACGGCATGCTGATCATGGCGGTCATCGCGGTGTTCATCGCCGGCCTGATGGTCGGCCGCACCCCCGAGTACCTGGGCAAGAAGATCGGCGCCCCCGAGATCAAGCTGGCGGCCTGCTACATCTTGGTCACGCCGGCGCTCGTGCTGGTCTTCACCGCCGCCGCGATGGCCCTGCCCACCCCGGCGAACTCCATGACCAACAGCGGTGCGCACGGGTTCTCCGAGATCCTGTACGCCTACACCTCGGCCTCGAACAACAACGGCTCGGCCTTCGCCGGCCTGAACGCGGACACCCAGTGGTTCAACACCACCCTCGGCATCGCGATGCTGCTCGGCCGCTTCCTGCCAATGGTGTTCGTCCTCGCGCTGGCCGGCTCGCTGGCCCGGCAGACGCCGGTGCCGGTCACCGCGGGCACCCTGCGCACCGAGAAGCCGCTGTTCACCGGCCTGCTGGTCGGAGCGATCCTGATCATCACCGGTCTCACGTACTTCCCCGCCCTCGCGTTGGGTCCGCTCGCCGAGGGGCTGGCGTGA